Genomic DNA from Acetilactobacillus jinshanensis:
GATCTGTAAGATACGGTTTGTAACCAGTAAGCCACCATGACAATTAATTTCCACGATGTCTTCACGGGTGTAGGTCTTAGGTGAACGCATAATAGACACCATGACTTCGTCGACTTCTTCGTTATGCTGCTGAGGGTCAACGATGTGTCCATAATTAATGGTATCGGTTGGAACTTTGTCCAAATTCTTGCCACGGTAAATCTTATCAATGATCTTGAAGGCATCCTTACCACTGATTCGAACGATCGAGATACCACCTTCACCAGGCGGGGTCGAAATTGCGGCAATGGTGTCAAAATCCTGGGTGGTTAAAGGCTGCATCTTTTTCTGTTTAGCCACATAAATCACTCCTTTAAAAAGAAAAAGCACTTTACCACGGACTAATTACGGAACGCGGATAAAGCACTTTCACTACTTCATCTATATTTAAATAAATTTCAATTCAATTTAACTATTTATACTGTAGATTGATTAAATTGGTTTGTCAATTTGACAAATTAAGATTACTTAGGGGCCACCACAACGGCACGGTAAGGTTCACGACCGGCAGAGTACGTCATAACGTGATCACTGTCTTCTAAAGTCTTATGGATCTTTTTCCGTTCAAAGCTCGGCATCGGATCTAAGTAAACTGGTTTACCAGTAGCAACGGCTTCTCGAGCGGTCTTTTCAGCTAACCGACCCAAGATGTCCATTCGGCGCTGACGATAATTAGCGGTATCCAATTCAACGTAAACGTGGTAGATACCCAAGCGGTTTAAGTAGACTTCACTCAATGCTTGCAAAGCATTGATGGTCAAGCCGTGCTTACCAATCAATAAGCCTTCCTTATCGGTCTTGAAGTCGATCTTAACTCGTTTACGGGTCTTGTATTCGGCTTTCATCGTGGCGTTGATGCCTAACAAACGAATTACTCGGCCTAGATAGCCTTCTAATTTCTTAATGGCTTCACGATTACGCTGACTTCGGCTCATTTCATTATCATTGTTGTGATCATGAACGTTACTTACGGCAGCGGGTTTCCGCTGTTTAATCGTGAAACTAGTTTGTGGTTGAGATTCAGAATTTGAAGCACGATGACTTGACGGACGACGATAACTCGAACTAGCTTGCGAACTGCCAAACGATTTTGGAGTTCGACGAGGTTTAGATTTCGGTTCAGGTTTCCGGCTAACGTCAACCTTAGCGTCCCGACGACCAATGCCAAGGAAACCATGACGGCCCTTTTGAATTACATTGATCTTCGCAGCTGAACGCTTTAGATTGAGCTGTTTTAAACCGGCCTGAACGGCATT
This window encodes:
- the jag gene encoding RNA-binding cell elongation regulator Jag/EloR; the protein is MSVFTGKTVENAVQAGLKQLNLKRSAAKINVIQKGRHGFLGIGRRDAKVDVSRKPEPKSKPRRTPKSFGSSQASSSYRRPSSHRASNSESQPQTSFTIKQRKPAAVSNVHDHNNDNEMSRSQRNREAIKKLEGYLGRVIRLLGINATMKAEYKTRKRVKIDFKTDKEGLLIGKHGLTINALQALSEVYLNRLGIYHVYVELDTANYRQRRMDILGRLAEKTAREAVATGKPVYLDPMPSFERKKIHKTLEDSDHVMTYSAGREPYRAVVVAPK